The genomic window GAAACAGGCGTCCGTCCATTGCAGGGGATTACCGGGCTTTGGAGAGTACACCCCTCATGATAAATCTCAACCACCGCCACGAATCCAAAAGGGGCATGATCCGACTTTGTCGCCCGTGACGATAAGAGCAGGAAACGGGCATCTGGTGGATATCCCAGCCCAAAGCCGCCGCTTTCAGGATCATCTCCGACTCGATTTCGAAATAATTACTTTCGAGGCTCCACTGCTGGGCTAACCCCGCCGGGATCAATCGGAACCCGCACTGGCTGTCGGACAGGCGTTTACGCGATATCCGCGAGAGGATCATACTCATCAGGCGGTTAGTCAGCCTCCGGGCTAAAGGCATCGATGTCGCAGACCCCATGCGATTCCCGATAATCATGGACTGGGGAAAATCGATCGATTCTTTTAAAAATAGGGGGATATCATGCGGATCGTGCTGTGCATCGGCATCCATCAGAATAAGGTTATCAGCACCTCCGGCCAGGGCATGCCTGATTCCTTCCCTCAGGGCATAACCTTTCCCGATCCTCTTTTTGAGACGGATCACCACCGCTCCGGCCTGCTCAGCTATTTGCTCTGTACGATCACTGGAGCCATCATCCACTACATAAATTTTCTGGACAAATTGCGCCGCCACGGAAATAACAGCTCCTATATGATTCTCTTCATTATAGGCAGGAATAATACAATTGTTTATTTGCATTGACGAATAAAATGAATACTTTCTAAATAAACACAATATTTTATGGTAACCCTATCCCCGTATATTTTATTAATCGTCTCCCTTCTCCTCGTGGTTGCTTGTGGTAAACCCGATATTCCGACCGCGGCAGATCATTTAGCAAATCAAAGTGCCAATCCGGAGGCTTCTGATCCGGTCACGGCCGCACTCCGAGCCCAATCCCACGCGGAGGAAATGCTCGCCCTAAATTCCGTCTCGGCTGTTGTGAAAATCTTTTTTACGACTGAAAACCGTTACCCGATCAGCCTAAATGAACTCATCGAAAAAGGCTACATCAGTTCATTCCCTCCCTTACCCGCAAGTAAAAAACTTTCTTATAACCCGAAAGACGGGCGTGTCGAGGTGGTCAGAGCGGATCCACC from Verrucomicrobiota bacterium includes these protein-coding regions:
- a CDS encoding glycosyltransferase family 2 protein, yielding MQINNCIIPAYNEENHIGAVISVAAQFVQKIYVVDDGSSDRTEQIAEQAGAVVIRLKKRIGKGYALREGIRHALAGGADNLILMDADAQHDPHDIPLFLKESIDFPQSMIIGNRMGSATSMPLARRLTNRLMSMILSRISRKRLSDSQCGFRLIPAGLAQQWSLESNYFEIESEMILKAAALGWDIHQMPVSCSYRHGRQSRIMPLLDSWRWLRFIMRGVLSKAR